The Ruania halotolerans genome contains the following window.
CATGGTCGAGGCGGGCGCGCTGACCCCAGCATCCCGGCAGGGCGCCGAATGGCCGTGCTGGTCTGCTGTGCACGGCTTCGCCCACCTGGCCAGCACCGGACCGCTCCGGCACCTCAGCGGACCCGAGCAAGACGCACTCGCGCTGGCCACCGTGGAGACGATCATCGAGGGCATCTGCGCCCGTTCCTGAACCGAGCCCATCCGTGTGCCTGCCAGGGTGGCGCCGTTTCGGGTACCGTCACGCGCATGTGCTCCTGCCCGAACCGCCGCCAGGTGTTACTTGCCACGAGCAGCGGCGCCGCTGCCGTACTGGGACTTGCCGCCTGTTCGCAGTCCGCGCCGGACCCGGATGAGGTGAGCACGGGCACCGTGTTGATGCCCCTCGACGACGTCGCCGTGGGTGAGGCGAAAGCCGTCACCACGGACGATGGCGTGGAGATCATGGTGGTCCGCACCGCCGAGGAGCAGGTGCATGCGTTCAGCGCCATCTGCACGCATCAGGGATGCTCGGTGCGCCCGCAAGACGGCGAGTTGCACTGCCCGTGCCACGGCTCCCGGTTCGACCAGGCAACCGGTGAACCCACCGATGGCCCGGCGACCGAGCCGTTACCCGACGTGGCCGTCGCGATCGAGAACGGCAACGTCGTCACGGTCTGACCCGTGGGCTAGTCAGGAGCGAGGGACAACATCCGGTTCGTCCACTTCCTGCATGGGCGGATCGACTGTGCGGAGCTTGGCGTAGACCGCCCAGATCACAGCCACGATCGGGATCACCACCACGGCCCCCAGGATCCCGGCCACCAGCGTGCCGGAGGTGACCGCCAAGGCGATGGCTACCGGGTGCAGGGAGACCTGCTTTCCCATCACCAACGGCTGCAGCACGTGACCTTCGAACTGACCGATCAGCGCGATCGCGATCCCCACGATCACCGCATTCAGTGGTCCGTTGATGGCCAGCGCCACGATCATCGCGATCACCATCGCAGCGGGTGCGCCGACCAGCGGGATGAATGCACCGATGAACACCAGGACTGCCAGTGGCGCCGCGAGGGGGACGCCGGCGATGAGCAGCACGATCAGCGCGAGCACCCCGTCCACGAGAGCGATGATCACCGTGCCGCGGGCGTATCCGGAGAACGTGTACCAACCCACGCCGCCGGCAGTGAGCCATTGGGACCGCACGCGGGCCGGCAGCTGGTTGATGAACCACCGCCACATCTCATCGCCGCGGGCGAGGAAGAACACGGTGCAGAAGGTGGCCAAGGCCAGAATCGCGAACGTCTCGAACACCGAGCCGGCGCCCTGCGCAGCCCTGTCCAACAACTCGGACTGGTTCTCGCGGATCCACTGCAGGCCCGTCTCGGACCATTCACGCAACTGGTCCGCGGTGATGGAGATTCCGAATGGAAGGTCCTCCGCCAGGTTGAACAACTCGTTGATTCCCACGGTGAACTCGTCCGAGAGAGTCTCCCACTGCCCGGTGACGGAGCTGACCACATAGGTGACCATTCCGCCGATCACCAGCACCGCCCCGAGGATGGACAAGGCAGTGGCCGCGGCTCGCGGCATCACCTTGTCCATCCAGTTCACGAACGGGCGTAGAACCGAGGCGAACACCAGCGCGAGGAAGACGGCGATGAACACCAACTGGATCTCCGCCGTCGCCCACACCAGCAGAGCCACGACGGCCACCACCACGAGCAGGCGCCACGACCATCCGCCGGCCTTGACCATCCAGCGCGGTACGCCGTCCGTTGTCGTTTCCGAGCTCAGGTGGCGCTCGGGAAGGCGGTGCGGGTGCAGGCGTGCGCCACGCGCGGGGGAGCGGGCGAGCTTGGGCATGGTCAGCGACTTCACCGTGGCCCTGCGACGCGTGGTCATCTTCACACCGATAGTGTGCCGCAGCCACGGCCATTCTCGCGATGGGCGTGCCCTAGTGTCGGAGCAGGCCCGCCCAGAGGCGCACCTGGTAGAGGTCGTCTCGAGTGCGGGCCTGGCGCTCCGGCTCCTGCCAGGTTTCCCACTGCCACAGGATCGACTCGACGCATCGGGCGAGCGCCCACTCGCAGATCCGCTGTGCAGGCACACCCAGTGTCGCCTCGGCTAGGCGTACCCGAGCCGCCAGTTCGGCCGGTGGGTCGGGGTAGGCGAACGGTTGGTCGAGCTGGGAGAGCAGCGGCCACAGGTCGTATCCCGGATCTCCGGCCATCGGCTTGGGGTCGATCGCCAGCCAGTGCGCGCCGTGGCCGCGTGGAGCATCGAGCAGCACGTTGCCCGGGTTCAGATCGCCGTGCAGAAGGACGGTCGGAGCCGGCATCGCACCAACGGTCCCGAAGGCTCGGAGCAGTTCCAGGCCTTGGCCCATCGGTACGGCTGCGTCGGCGTACAGGTGCCTCCACCGGGCGGCCCGCTCGGCGGCGAGCTCCGCCCAGTAGGCACTCACGGCCGTCTGCGAGGGCAGATGCTCCGTCAACGGAGCCCGGTGCAAGTTCGCCAGCACCTCCAGCCCCGCCTGCAGTCGTACCTGCGGCGGAGAGGTCACCTGCGCCATCGGCGTGCCCGGATGGGCGCGACGCAGCAGCAGGGCCCAGTCCTGCGAATCGTGGTCAAGCAGTTCCACCGCAGCCAGGCCGTGCCACATCCGCAACGCTGCGGCCTCGTACTTTGCCTCGTCATGCGGGAAGGAGATCTTCAGCGCCACGGGGTACCGTCCGCGGTGGTGGCCGGCGCGGTCCAGGCGGCAGTACCACCGGCGAACGGTTCAGCCAGCCGTAACCGCCAGCGGGCGACGGCGCGGTGGACCAGTTCGGGCACGCGGGTGAGCCAGGCCGCGCCCGCCGGGGTCGACCCTGCACCGGTGGCCAGTGACGTGGGGATCGGTACTGTCGAACCGGCGCCATCGCTTGGCGCGGCGGCACGGGCACCTCGCATGCTCACGGCGTCAGACTATCCAGCCGGTAGCCTGCCTGGGTGCCTGATATCGAGTTGACGGCGGACTGTTCCTCTTGCGTCGGACTGTGCTGTGTGGCGCTGGGGTTCAGGGCCTCCGCTGACTTCGCGTTCGACAAAGCTCCCGGCGAGCCGTGCCGCAACCTCACACCGGAGCACGGTTGTGGCGTGCACGCCACGCTCCGGTCGCGAGGAATGCCCGGGTGCACGGTGTATGACTGCCAGGGAGCCGGGCAGCGCACGACCGCCGTGTTCGCCGAGGCGGCTGCCCGCGGGGAGATTCCCGCGGCGACCTGGCGGGACCCGTCGGTGGCACCGGCGATGTTCGCCACGTTTGCACGGATGCGCCGCCTGCATGACGCCCTCTGGCATCTGGATCATGCTGCTGGCCGTGAGGTGAGTGAGGACCTGCACGTCGAGGTGCAGCAGCACCGTGACCAGGCGAGCATCGTCGCTCATGCGCGACTGGAGGACCTGCCGAGCGAGGCCGATGTGGAGGAACTGTGGGAGCAGATCGGCCCGCTACTGGCTGCGGTCAGCGAACAGGTGCGTTCCGAGACGGTGGCCGAACCGGCCGATCTGCGCGGGCGTGACCTCGCTGGTGCGCGGATGCGGGGACGGGGGATGCGGGGGGCCAACTTGCGTGGGGCGATGCTGGTGGGGGCGGATCTGCGGGAGGCCGACCTACGGGCTGTGGACCTGGCCGGCGCCGATCTGCGCGGCGCGCGCCTGGACGGGGCAGATTTGACCGGTGCGCTGTTCTGCACTCAGTCCCAGCTCGATGCGGCCCGTGGCAACGGCGCTGCCCGCCTGCCTGCCGGGCTGCATCGTCCCGGTCATTGGGGGAACTCCGGGGGCGCGAAGCCCCGTGGTCAGGTTCAGGCGCCGCCTGCGTAGCCGTTCTGACGCCACGCCTCGAAGGTGGCAATGGCGGCCGAGTTGGACAGGTTCAGAGACCGTACGCCGGGGTGCATCGGGATCCGGACGCGCGCAGTGAGCCGATCGTCGGCGAGGACGTGCTCGGGCAGTCCGGCCGGTTCGGGGCCGAACAGGAGGGCATCGCCTGGGGTATAGGAGATGTCGGCGAATGACTGGTCGGCGCGTCCGGTGAACGCGAACACGCGGCCCGTGCCGTGGGCGAACAGGTACGTCAGGGTCGTCTCCAGGTCCGGGTGGACATGCACGCGGGCGAGATCGTGATAGTCGAGCCCCGCACGGCGCAGTTTGGCGTCGGAGAGGTCGAAACCTAGAGGTTCGACCAGGTGCAGGGTGGTACCGGTGGCCGCGGTCATGCGGATCGCATTCCCGGTGTTGGGCGGGATTCGCGGCTCGTAGAAGACGATATGGAACACCCGCTGACTTTACCCGCGCGTCGGCCACGTCCAAGACGGGCGGTCCAGCGTGCCCTGCCCGTCCACCTCAGTGGCTCCCCACTCCTTGACCAGGTGCACATGCGAAGCGGTGCCGAGGTGCTCGCGGAGCCGGTCGGAGTGGGTGACCACCACCACCTGCATCTCTTCGGCGGCGCGCTTCATCAGGTGGGCCAGTGGCTCGATGAGTTCTGGGTGCAGGCTCGTCTCCGGCTCGTTCAGCACCATCAGCTCGGGGGGCCGCGGGGTGAGCAGTGCGGCCGCAAGCATCAGGTAGCGGAGGGTGCCGTCGGAGAGTTCCGGTGCGGATAGCGGCCTGAGCAGGCCCGGCTGATGCAGCGCGAGCGCGAAGCGGCCGGATTCCGCGGTGATCGTGATCGTGCTTGCGAACGCGTGCTCAAGTGTGCTGGCCAGGACATCCGCCCGCCCGATCTCCTCGATCGTGGCCAGGGCCGCTGCAAGGTCCGAACCGTCCGCGGCGAGTACGGGAGTACGCGTTCCGACGACGGTGGCTCGTGCAGGTGCCCCGGCGTCGGTACGGAGATGGTCATAGAAGCGCCAGGTACGCATCGATTCCCGCAATTCGAGCAGCTCTGGGGCGCGTTGGGGGTCGGCGAGCGAGCTCACGCATGAGTCCGAAGGGGCCAGGCCATGGGTGAGTTCCACCCAGTCGCGTCCGTCGCGCACGGTGACCAGAGGACCTCGCCGGCGCACGAGTTGCGCGGCCGGGCGTGCGAGCGGCCCTGCCCAGATGGTCTCCAGCTTGATCTCCGGGTCGAGCGCGAACCGGGTGGGGACATCCGGCCGTGGCAGTCCGAGGTCGAGCGCGTATCCGAAGGTGTCCCCCGAGAAGCCCAGTTGCAGTCGTACCGGCCCTCGGCGGGTGGTGCCCTGCACGGTATGCGCTCCACGGCGCATCGCCGCGGAGAGGTGCTCAGGTCCGGCCCACCGGGTGGAGGCGAGCCCACCTTCGGCAGCAAGCGATGCGATGGCCGTTCCTGCTGCAGTCTCGGCGAGCAAGCGCAGCGCGCGGTAGAGACTTGACTTGCCGGTTCCATTGGCTCCGCTGATGACGGTGAGCCCGTCGAGGGGAATGACAATGTCCTGGAGCGACCGGTAGCCCTGCACGGCGAGGGTGGTAATCATCGTGGCTAGCGTAGGCGGGAGCGGTGACAGTTCGGCAGGATGGGGCAATGACGCCACGAGACGCTCAGGACGGCTCGGCCGGACGGAACGAATCCGCGGTCGAGCGGGCAGACCGCAACTGGGATGAACTCATGCAGGAGCTACGCGTGACCCAGACGGGCGCGCAGATCCTCACCGGCTTCCTCCTGACGTTGCCCTTTCAGCAGCGCTTTGGTGACCTGCGCTCCGATCAGGTCGCCGTCTACCTGATCCTTGTCGGGCTCGCACTAGCCACCACCGCATTCATGGTGGCTCCGGTCAGCATCCACCGGATGCTCTTCCAGAAGCGCCGCAAACCGCAGACCGTCCAATTGGGCAACCGGATGGCCAAGGTCGGACTGGCGTTGCTTGCGTTGACTGTCACCGGCATCGCCTGGTTCATCTTCGATGTGGTGGCAGGCCGTCCGGCGGCGATCGCGGCGGCGGCCGGAGCAGCGGCGGTCGCCGCGGTGTTCTGGTTGGCTCTGCCATGGTGGATGCGGCGCGGTGCACGCGGCCAGCAGGACTAGCGGTCGGACCGCCTCGACCCGCGACCGGCTGAATCTGCCGAGCTCGCCGCCTCTGGCGCGCTCGTCCCAGACGCTCGTGCCCCTGGTGGTGCCTGCCCGGGCAGGAGCGCGCGCAGGCCGCTGATCGGGTCGGCGTCCGTGGCGCGTTTGTCGTCACGGTAGGTCACCACCCGGGCAAACCGGAGCGCCACACCGCCGGGGTATCGGGTGGAGCGTTGAACGCCGTCGATGGCGATCTCAACGACTTGTTCGGGGTGTACCCGCACGACCGTCTCGGTGCGTTCGGTGGCCAGTTCGGTGAATCGTTCGGTCTGCCAGCTGAGCATGGCGTCAGTGAGGCCTTTGAACGTCTTGCCCACCATCACGAAGCCTCCGGGTGGGCCGTAGTGCCCGTCCGGATCGCGGGCGCCCAGGTGCAGGTTGGACAGCCATCCCGTGCGCCGTCCGTACCCCCATTCGGCGGCGAGGACCACCAGATCGACGGTGTGCACCGGTTTCACCTTCAACCAGGCGGAGCCGCGCCGGCCCGCTGCGTAGGTCGAATCGATGCCCTTGACAAGTACGCCCTCGTGCCCGGCTACGAGGGATTCCTCGAGCATGTGCTCAGCAGTGCTCGGATCGCCAGTCACGGTGCCCGGGACCATCAGGTCACCCGCGATCTGAGCGAGCACCTCGAGGCGGTCCCGCAGGGGAGAGTCAATGAGATCTCGTCCATCCACGTGCAGGACGTCGAAGAACCATGGGCGCAGCACAACGTCACCGGCGTCGCTGCCGAAGCGCGCCATCGACTCCTGAAAGGGTCGAGGTCGGCCGTCGTCGGTCAGCGCCAGGGTCTCGCCATCCAGGATCACGGCGTGCACGGGCAGGGCCCGCGCCGCTTCGACGACGTCGGGCACCCGCTCGGTGATCTCGGCCAGGCTGCGCGTATAGACGCGTATGTCCTCGCCCAGGCGGTGGACCTGGATCCGGGCTCCATCCAGTTTGGCCTGGACGGCGGCTGTTCCGACGGCGGCCAACGCTTCAGTGGGTGAGGGCGCGGTCCCGGCGAGCATGGGAAAGACAGGGGTTCCCACTTGTAGTCCGATCGCACTCAGGTCGGCGCCGGTCCGGGCGAGGCGCGCGGTTTCCCCGAGATCACCGGTGAGCATGGCGGCACGACGGACTTCTTCGGGAGGGAGCTCGCAGGCGCGAGCGATGGCGTCGGTGAGTACTCCCTCCAGGGCGCCGGTGCGCATATCGCCGAGGATCACCCGGATCAGGAAATCCTGTTCCTGCTCGGTCGCTCTGGAGAACAGGCTCTGGAGCAGTTCGCCACGCTGGTTGGCCGAGCCCGGTCCGGTGGTTGCCGCCAGCGCGCTGAATACCTGGTCGACCTCGGCGACGGTGAGGCTGGCCTGCCCGGCCGGCTCGCGGGGGACCGCTTCCAGGGTCCGCCAGCCCACACCGAGCCGCCCCTGGCGCACGCTGCCGAGCAGCATCCCGACGGCGGCGGGCACCTCAGCAGGGTCGAGTCGCCCGAGGAGTTCGGAGAGCGCGGTGATCTTCGCAGTGCGCGAGCGGGTCGCCGCGAGCGCTGTGGCCGTGGCGTCGAGGTCAGCGAACGGGGTCGAGCCTGCAGACATGGTGTCAGTGTGGCACCGAGCTGTGACGTCCACCGCGTGGACCGTGAACGTCAGGATGACGCGGTCCACTTGGCCGGTGGTGCCGCGTCAGTGCGGCCGGGCGCGCACCGTGACGAGTTCAAACGCGCGCAGGTCGAGTTCGAGCTGGTTCTGCGCGGCCTCACGATCGGTGTCGACTGCGCGCTCGAGCGAATCAACAGGGCGGATAGTTGCCGAATCCACCACGATCCGGGCCCGGGTGGGGCGCCCGAGCGCTTCGTAGACACGGATGATGAGATCACCGGATCCGTCCTCGGCGAGCTTGACCGTATGCAGCACCACGCCGGCTCCAAATGCTTGGGCGACCGGCGCCACATCGGCGCCACTGCCGGTGACGGCCCGCAGCGGCGTGTCGAGGTCGTAGGCCTCCTCCACGGCCCCGGAGACATCCGGGGTGAGCACCATGCGGGAGCGGAACGTGTGCACGCCCTGATCGCTCTCGGGATCGGGGTACAACGGACCGCGCAGCAGGGTCTGGCGCACCTGAGTGCGGTACTCCTCGCCGGGGATGCGCGTGATGTCGTGCCCGTAGGTGGAGTCGTTCACCACGGCAGCACCGACCACGCGATCGCTGACGTGCACCCACCGGTGCGCGACCACCTCGAACCGTGCTTCATCCCAGGAGGTGTTCTCGTGGGTCGGGCGCTCCACGTACCCGAACTGCGTCTCCGCAGCGCTGGCGCGGGCGTCGATGCGGAACGGATGGGCGAGCTTGAGCAGACGCTGGCACTCATGCCAGTCGACGGTGGTGACGATGTCGACCACGGGCCGGTCGGCGAGGACGGTCACCACCTGCTCGACCCGAGAAGAGCCGAAGGTGCGCGTGATGCGCACGGCAGGAGCGCCGTCGTCGGCCATCTGCACGCAGGCGGTGCCATCGGTGGGCACAGTCAGTTCCCGGTAGTGGGCATCGATATCCCACGCATCCCAGTCGGTGGGGATGTCCTGGTGCAGGTCCAGGGCGTTCCCCGGGGTGCCGGAGCTGAACAGGCCGCGGCCGGAGGCGTGGTCGAGCAACTCCACGAAGGTGCCGTCATCGGCCACGTGCAACTCCAGGTGGGCGCTACGTAGCACGTGCCGGTCAGCCTCCCGAGCCACTGACACGTCCTGGCTCACCGTCTCGACCGGCGCGGCAGCGAGTGGAGCGATCCCGGAACGTGGGAAGGGTGATCCGTTCACGGTGATGGTCTCACTGCCCACTCCGGCGAGCAGATCCAGCGAGCCGGTGATGATCCGCTCCAGGGCAGCGGCGTCCTGCGCGTGCATCCGCTCCGCGTCGGTGTGCACCCACGAGATCGAACTGCCGGGCAGGATGTCGTGGAACTGCAGCAGCAGGGTCCGCTCCCAGATCCGGGTCAGTTGTTCTTGTGGGTACGGCGCACCGGCACGGACGGTGGCCGTGGCCGCCCACAGTTCGGCCTCGCGCAGCAGTGCCTCGGCCCGACGGTTGCCCCGCTTGGTCCGTGCCTGCGAGGAGTAGGTGCCGCGGTGCAACTCCAGATACATCTCCCCGGTCCAGGTGGCCGGGCCGGTTTCGCCAGTCTCACTCGCCTCGGCCTGCGCTTGGGCGAAGAACTCCGACGGCGCACCGAACCGGACCCGGGGCAGGCCCTCTACATCGGCGGCGCGCCGGCCGGCCTCGAGCATCTCCCGGGTCGGCCCCCCGCCACCATCGCCGTATCCGAACGGCACGATACTGCCGGAGAAATCGTCGTGATCGGCGAAGTTGCGCTGAGCGTAGGAGAGTTCGAAGGGGGACAGGTCGGAGTTGTAGGTGTCCACCGGAGTGAAGTGGGTGAGGATGCGGGAGCCGTCGATGCCCTCCCAGGTGAAGGTGTGGTGCGGCATCCGGTTGGTGCGGTTCCAGGACATCTTCTGCCCGAAGAACCAGCGAGCGCCGGCCGAACGCGCGATCTGCGGGAACGCGCCGGTGTAGCCGAAACTGTCCGGTAGCCATACCTCGGGGCATTCGATGCCGAACTCGCGCATGAAGAAGCCCTGACCGGCCACGAACTGGCGCACCAGGGACTCCCCGCTGGGCATGTTCGTGTCGGACTCCACCCACATCCCGCCCACCGGAACGAATTGGCCGCGCGAGACGGCCTCGCGGATGCGCGTGAACAGGTCCGGGTAGTGCTCCTTCATCCACGCGAACTGCTGAGCGGAGGAGCAGGCGAACACGAAGTCCGGGTTGTCCTCCATCAGGGTGAGCACATTGGAGAAGGTGCGGGCGCACTTGCGGATCGTCTCGCGCAGCGGCCAGAGCCAGGCCGAGTCGATATGCGCGTGTCCCACGGCGGTCAGCGTCATGGCGCTCGCGTGTGCAGGCGCGCTCAGCACGCCGGTCAGCTCTCTGCGTGCCGCCGCGGCGGTGCCGGCAACCTCGGTGGGGTCGAGAACGGCGAGCATCCGCTCGATCGCGGCAAGGATCAGGTCCCGACGGCGCACATCGGTGCTCTCGTCGGTGGCGATCCCGCGCAGCAGGTCCACATCGTGGCCGAGGGCGACCACGTCGGCATCGGGGACCGCCAGGTGGGCGCCGCCGAAGCGGTAGATCTCCGCCTCGCCGGCGCTCTCCCAGCTGCCCAGGTGCGCGAGCGGGATCAGGTCCGTGCCGTGAGCGGTGTTCAGGGTGGGGTTCGCGGCCGCCTCCACCCAGTACTCGACTTTTCCGCCCGGCGTGACGTCCAGGGGGATGCGGTGATTCAAGGGGGAGAGGGCTCGAACCACCGTGCCCTCAGCGGTGTAGACGAGACCCTCGGCCTGGAACCCGGACTGCGCTGTGGTGAACCCCAAGTCGATCTCGAGCTCCGTGGCCGATGTGCTCTCGGCGTCCCAGTCGTCCGGCACCTGGCCCTGTACGTGCATCCACACCGTGTCCCACGCCCGCCCCCAGGAGGCGCCGGGAGCGAGCGGGCTCAGCGTGCCCTGAGTCCCTTCGGCGAAGGTCACGGGTTCGCCGCCGACAGCTCGCGCCGCGACCGAGAGGGGACTGCGGTGCCGGACCCGAGCAG
Protein-coding sequences here:
- a CDS encoding ATP-dependent DNA ligase, which codes for MSAGSTPFADLDATATALAATRSRTAKITALSELLGRLDPAEVPAAVGMLLGSVRQGRLGVGWRTLEAVPREPAGQASLTVAEVDQVFSALAATTGPGSANQRGELLQSLFSRATEQEQDFLIRVILGDMRTGALEGVLTDAIARACELPPEEVRRAAMLTGDLGETARLARTGADLSAIGLQVGTPVFPMLAGTAPSPTEALAAVGTAAVQAKLDGARIQVHRLGEDIRVYTRSLAEITERVPDVVEAARALPVHAVILDGETLALTDDGRPRPFQESMARFGSDAGDVVLRPWFFDVLHVDGRDLIDSPLRDRLEVLAQIAGDLMVPGTVTGDPSTAEHMLEESLVAGHEGVLVKGIDSTYAAGRRGSAWLKVKPVHTVDLVVLAAEWGYGRRTGWLSNLHLGARDPDGHYGPPGGFVMVGKTFKGLTDAMLSWQTERFTELATERTETVVRVHPEQVVEIAIDGVQRSTRYPGGVALRFARVVTYRDDKRATDADPISGLRALLPGQAPPGARASGTSAPEAASSADSAGRGSRRSDR
- a CDS encoding alpha-mannosidase, with product MTETRQQDATTQIVRRLDRVVREVIRPARVRHRSPLSVAARAVGGEPVTFAEGTQGTLSPLAPGASWGRAWDTVWMHVQGQVPDDWDAESTSATELEIDLGFTTAQSGFQAEGLVYTAEGTVVRALSPLNHRIPLDVTPGGKVEYWVEAAANPTLNTAHGTDLIPLAHLGSWESAGEAEIYRFGGAHLAVPDADVVALGHDVDLLRGIATDESTDVRRRDLILAAIERMLAVLDPTEVAGTAAAARRELTGVLSAPAHASAMTLTAVGHAHIDSAWLWPLRETIRKCARTFSNVLTLMEDNPDFVFACSSAQQFAWMKEHYPDLFTRIREAVSRGQFVPVGGMWVESDTNMPSGESLVRQFVAGQGFFMREFGIECPEVWLPDSFGYTGAFPQIARSAGARWFFGQKMSWNRTNRMPHHTFTWEGIDGSRILTHFTPVDTYNSDLSPFELSYAQRNFADHDDFSGSIVPFGYGDGGGGPTREMLEAGRRAADVEGLPRVRFGAPSEFFAQAQAEASETGETGPATWTGEMYLELHRGTYSSQARTKRGNRRAEALLREAELWAATATVRAGAPYPQEQLTRIWERTLLLQFHDILPGSSISWVHTDAERMHAQDAAALERIITGSLDLLAGVGSETITVNGSPFPRSGIAPLAAAPVETVSQDVSVAREADRHVLRSAHLELHVADDGTFVELLDHASGRGLFSSGTPGNALDLHQDIPTDWDAWDIDAHYRELTVPTDGTACVQMADDGAPAVRITRTFGSSRVEQVVTVLADRPVVDIVTTVDWHECQRLLKLAHPFRIDARASAAETQFGYVERPTHENTSWDEARFEVVAHRWVHVSDRVVGAAVVNDSTYGHDITRIPGEEYRTQVRQTLLRGPLYPDPESDQGVHTFRSRMVLTPDVSGAVEEAYDLDTPLRAVTGSGADVAPVAQAFGAGVVLHTVKLAEDGSGDLIIRVYEALGRPTRARIVVDSATIRPVDSLERAVDTDREAAQNQLELDLRAFELVTVRARPH
- a CDS encoding aminoglycoside phosphotransferase family protein → MALKISFPHDEAKYEAAALRMWHGLAAVELLDHDSQDWALLLRRAHPGTPMAQVTSPPQVRLQAGLEVLANLHRAPLTEHLPSQTAVSAYWAELAAERAARWRHLYADAAVPMGQGLELLRAFGTVGAMPAPTVLLHGDLNPGNVLLDAPRGHGAHWLAIDPKPMAGDPGYDLWPLLSQLDQPFAYPDPPAELAARVRLAEATLGVPAQRICEWALARCVESILWQWETWQEPERQARTRDDLYQVRLWAGLLRH
- a CDS encoding pentapeptide repeat-containing protein, which encodes MPDIELTADCSSCVGLCCVALGFRASADFAFDKAPGEPCRNLTPEHGCGVHATLRSRGMPGCTVYDCQGAGQRTTAVFAEAAARGEIPAATWRDPSVAPAMFATFARMRRLHDALWHLDHAAGREVSEDLHVEVQQHRDQASIVAHARLEDLPSEADVEELWEQIGPLLAAVSEQVRSETVAEPADLRGRDLAGARMRGRGMRGANLRGAMLVGADLREADLRAVDLAGADLRGARLDGADLTGALFCTQSQLDAARGNGAARLPAGLHRPGHWGNSGGAKPRGQVQAPPA
- a CDS encoding DUF6328 family protein; amino-acid sequence: MTPRDAQDGSAGRNESAVERADRNWDELMQELRVTQTGAQILTGFLLTLPFQQRFGDLRSDQVAVYLILVGLALATTAFMVAPVSIHRMLFQKRRKPQTVQLGNRMAKVGLALLALTVTGIAWFIFDVVAGRPAAIAAAAGAAAVAAVFWLALPWWMRRGARGQQD
- a CDS encoding AI-2E family transporter — encoded protein: MTTRRRATVKSLTMPKLARSPARGARLHPHRLPERHLSSETTTDGVPRWMVKAGGWSWRLLVVVAVVALLVWATAEIQLVFIAVFLALVFASVLRPFVNWMDKVMPRAAATALSILGAVLVIGGMVTYVVSSVTGQWETLSDEFTVGINELFNLAEDLPFGISITADQLREWSETGLQWIRENQSELLDRAAQGAGSVFETFAILALATFCTVFFLARGDEMWRWFINQLPARVRSQWLTAGGVGWYTFSGYARGTVIIALVDGVLALIVLLIAGVPLAAPLAVLVFIGAFIPLVGAPAAMVIAMIVALAINGPLNAVIVGIAIALIGQFEGHVLQPLVMGKQVSLHPVAIALAVTSGTLVAGILGAVVVIPIVAVIWAVYAKLRTVDPPMQEVDEPDVVPRS
- a CDS encoding ubiquinol-cytochrome c reductase iron-sulfur subunit, with the protein product MCSCPNRRQVLLATSSGAAAVLGLAACSQSAPDPDEVSTGTVLMPLDDVAVGEAKAVTTDDGVEIMVVRTAEEQVHAFSAICTHQGCSVRPQDGELHCPCHGSRFDQATGEPTDGPATEPLPDVAVAIENGNVVTV
- a CDS encoding tRNA (cytidine(34)-2'-O)-methyltransferase, yielding MFHIVFYEPRIPPNTGNAIRMTAATGTTLHLVEPLGFDLSDAKLRRAGLDYHDLARVHVHPDLETTLTYLFAHGTGRVFAFTGRADQSFADISYTPGDALLFGPEPAGLPEHVLADDRLTARVRIPMHPGVRSLNLSNSAAIATFEAWRQNGYAGGA
- a CDS encoding AAA family ATPase yields the protein MITTLAVQGYRSLQDIVIPLDGLTVISGANGTGKSSLYRALRLLAETAAGTAIASLAAEGGLASTRWAGPEHLSAAMRRGAHTVQGTTRRGPVRLQLGFSGDTFGYALDLGLPRPDVPTRFALDPEIKLETIWAGPLARPAAQLVRRRGPLVTVRDGRDWVELTHGLAPSDSCVSSLADPQRAPELLELRESMRTWRFYDHLRTDAGAPARATVVGTRTPVLAADGSDLAAALATIEEIGRADVLASTLEHAFASTITITAESGRFALALHQPGLLRPLSAPELSDGTLRYLMLAAALLTPRPPELMVLNEPETSLHPELIEPLAHLMKRAAEEMQVVVVTHSDRLREHLGTASHVHLVKEWGATEVDGQGTLDRPSWTWPTRG